In Pseudomonas sp. Leaf58, one DNA window encodes the following:
- the secA gene encoding preprotein translocase subunit SecA, which translates to MFAPLLKKLFGSKNEREVKRMLKTVSIVNAFEEKMVALSDEQLRGKTAEFKERLAKGETLDQLLPEAFAVAREAGKRVMGMRHFDVQLIGGMTLHEGMIAEMRTGEGKTLVGTLAVYLNALSGKGVHVVTVNDYLARRDANWMRPLYEFLGLSVGIVSAFQPPEEKRAAYASDITYGTNNEFGFDYLRDNMAFSQEEKFQRELNFAVIDEVDSILIDEARTPLIISGQAEDSSKLYIEINRLIPRLTQHIEEVEGQVTQEGHFTIDEKSRQVELNEAGHQFIEEMLTQSGLLAEGESLYSAHNLGLLTHVYAGLRAHKLFHRNIEYIVQDGQVLLIDEHTGRTMPGRRLSEGLHQAIEAKENLNIQAESQTLASTTFQNYFRLYTKLSGMTGTADTEAFEFQSIYALNVMVIPPNKPLARKDFNDLVYLTADEKYAAIIADIKESMTQGRPILVGTATIETSEHMSNLLKKEGIDHKVLNAKYHEKEAEIIAQAGAPGALTIATNMAGRGTDILLGGNWEAEVAALESPTAEQIAQIKADWQKRHQQVIEAGGLHVIASERHESRRIDNQLRGRSGRQGDPGSSRFYLSLEDSLMRIFASDRVKNFMKALGMQSGEAIEHRMVTNAIEKAQRKVEGRNFDIRKQLLEYDDVANEQRKVIYHMRNSLLAAENIGDTIVEFRKEVLDATISQHIPPQSLPEQWDVAGLEASLASDFAMKLPIQQWLDEDDHLYEETLREKLLNEITTAYTEKEDQAGIDALRTFEKQILLRVLDDLWKDHLSTMDHLRHGIHLRGYAQKNPKQEYKRESFSLFQELLESIKRDTIRVLSHVQVRREDPVEEEARLRREAEELASRMQFQHAAAPGLESEQLSEEGAEVAVASAPVRNDQKLGRNEPCWCGSGKKFKHCHGQIE; encoded by the coding sequence ATGTTTGCGCCTTTGTTAAAGAAACTTTTTGGAAGCAAGAATGAGCGTGAAGTCAAACGCATGCTCAAGACGGTGAGTATCGTCAATGCCTTCGAAGAGAAGATGGTGGCCCTCTCCGACGAGCAACTGCGCGGCAAGACCGCGGAGTTCAAGGAGCGCTTGGCCAAAGGCGAGACACTGGACCAATTGCTGCCCGAAGCCTTCGCCGTGGCCCGTGAGGCCGGCAAGCGCGTGATGGGCATGCGCCACTTCGACGTGCAGCTGATCGGCGGTATGACCCTGCACGAGGGTATGATCGCAGAAATGCGGACCGGTGAAGGCAAGACCTTGGTCGGTACCTTGGCCGTGTACCTCAATGCATTGTCCGGCAAGGGCGTGCACGTGGTCACCGTCAACGACTACCTGGCCCGTCGCGATGCCAACTGGATGCGCCCGCTGTACGAATTCCTCGGCCTGTCCGTGGGCATCGTTTCGGCCTTCCAGCCACCGGAAGAAAAGCGTGCTGCCTACGCGTCCGATATCACCTACGGCACCAACAACGAATTTGGCTTCGACTACCTGCGCGACAACATGGCGTTCAGCCAGGAAGAGAAGTTTCAGCGTGAACTGAACTTCGCCGTGATCGACGAAGTTGACTCCATCCTCATCGACGAAGCCCGTACCCCGCTGATCATCTCCGGCCAGGCCGAAGACAGCTCCAAGCTGTACATCGAGATCAACCGCCTGATCCCGCGGCTTACCCAGCACATCGAAGAGGTAGAAGGCCAGGTCACCCAGGAAGGCCACTTCACCATTGACGAGAAGAGCCGTCAGGTCGAGCTGAACGAAGCCGGTCACCAGTTCATCGAAGAGATGCTCACCCAGTCCGGCCTGCTGGCCGAAGGCGAGAGCCTGTACTCCGCGCACAACCTGGGCTTGCTGACCCACGTATACGCAGGCCTGCGTGCGCACAAGCTGTTCCACCGCAACATCGAGTACATCGTCCAGGACGGCCAGGTCCTGCTGATCGACGAGCACACCGGCCGCACCATGCCCGGCCGTCGCCTGTCCGAAGGCCTGCATCAGGCCATCGAGGCGAAAGAGAACCTGAACATTCAAGCCGAGAGCCAGACCCTGGCTTCGACTACCTTCCAGAATTACTTCCGCCTGTACACCAAGCTGTCCGGCATGACCGGTACCGCTGATACCGAAGCGTTCGAGTTCCAGTCGATCTACGCCCTCAACGTGATGGTCATTCCGCCGAACAAGCCGCTGGCGCGCAAGGACTTCAACGACCTGGTGTACCTGACCGCCGACGAGAAATACGCCGCGATCATTGCCGACATCAAAGAGAGCATGACCCAGGGCCGGCCGATTTTGGTGGGTACTGCGACCATCGAAACGTCCGAGCACATGTCGAACCTGCTGAAAAAGGAAGGCATCGACCACAAGGTACTGAACGCCAAGTACCACGAAAAAGAAGCCGAGATCATCGCGCAAGCCGGTGCCCCGGGTGCCTTGACCATCGCCACCAACATGGCCGGCCGTGGTACCGACATCCTGTTGGGTGGTAACTGGGAAGCCGAAGTGGCCGCCCTGGAGAGCCCGACCGCCGAGCAGATCGCCCAGATCAAGGCCGACTGGCAGAAGCGTCACCAGCAGGTGATCGAAGCCGGTGGCTTGCATGTAATCGCCTCCGAGCGCCACGAATCGCGCCGTATCGACAACCAGCTGCGTGGCCGTTCCGGTCGTCAGGGTGACCCGGGTTCCAGCCGCTTCTACCTGTCGCTGGAAGACAGCCTGATGCGTATCTTTGCCTCTGACCGGGTGAAGAACTTCATGAAGGCACTGGGCATGCAGTCGGGCGAAGCCATCGAGCATCGCATGGTTACCAATGCCATCGAAAAGGCCCAGCGCAAGGTCGAAGGCCGCAACTTCGACATCCGTAAACAATTGCTCGAATACGACGACGTGGCCAACGAGCAGCGCAAGGTGATCTACCACATGCGCAACAGCCTGCTGGCCGCCGAAAACATTGGCGACACCATCGTCGAATTCCGCAAGGAAGTACTGGACGCTACCATTAGCCAGCACATTCCGCCGCAGTCGCTGCCTGAGCAGTGGGATGTGGCCGGGCTGGAAGCATCGCTGGCCAGCGATTTCGCCATGAAGCTGCCGATTCAGCAGTGGCTCGACGAGGACGACCACCTCTACGAGGAAACCCTGCGTGAGAAGCTGCTGAACGAGATCACTACCGCCTACACCGAGAAGGAAGACCAGGCCGGTATCGACGCCCTGCGTACCTTCGAGAAGCAGATCCTGCTGCGCGTGCTGGACGACCTGTGGAAAGACCACCTGTCGACCATGGACCACCTGCGTCACGGTATTCACCTGCGTGGTTATGCGCAGAAGAACCCGAAGCAGGAGTACAAGCGCGAGTCGTTCAGCCTGTTCCAGGAACTGCTCGAGTCGATCAAGCGCGACACCATTCGCGTGCTGTCGCACGTTCAGGTACGCCGCGAAGACCCGGTCGAAGAAGAAGCCCGCCTGCGCCGCGAAGCCGAAGAACTGGCCAGCCGCATGCAGTTCCAGCACGCCGCTGCCCCGGGCCTGGAAAGCGAGCAACTGAGCGAGGAGGGCGCTGAAGTGGCGGTAGCCTCG
- a CDS encoding DUF721 domain-containing protein, producing MAYKPSPAQPPSALLRQVRPLRLLLNQAERLEHLQRLLESQLQPAAREHCHVASWRDGTLLLVVTDGHWATRLRYQQKRLLAALQAMEAFGNLRRILYKVQPPLVPAKRGGHAAELSNSAAESLRDTAEGIADPKLRAALERLAAHAPGKQ from the coding sequence ATGGCCTACAAACCCTCCCCCGCCCAACCGCCTTCGGCATTGCTGCGCCAAGTTCGCCCGCTGCGCCTGCTGCTGAACCAGGCCGAACGCCTGGAGCATTTGCAGCGCCTGCTGGAAAGCCAATTGCAACCGGCCGCCCGCGAGCACTGCCACGTGGCGTCATGGCGCGATGGCACCTTGTTGCTGGTGGTAACCGACGGCCATTGGGCGACCCGCCTGCGCTATCAGCAAAAGCGCTTGCTGGCGGCCTTGCAGGCCATGGAAGCATTCGGCAACCTCAGGCGCATCCTGTACAAGGTGCAGCCGCCGCTGGTCCCAGCCAAGCGCGGCGGGCATGCTGCCGAGCTTTCTAATAGCGCTGCCGAGAGTTTGCGTGACACTGCCGAGGGGATTGCTGACCCGAAGCTGCGGGCGGCGTTGGAGCGGTTGGCCGCCCACGCCCCAGGCAAACAATAA
- the lpxC gene encoding UDP-3-O-acyl-N-acetylglucosamine deacetylase: MIKQRTLKNTIRATGIGLHSGEKVYLTLKPAPVDTGIVFRRADLDPVVEIPARAANVGETTMSTTLVNGDVKVDTVEHLLSAMAGLGIDNAYVELSASEVPIMDGSAGPFVFLIQSAGLEEQDAAKKFIRILREVTVEEGDKRATFLPFDGFKVSFEIDFDHPVLRNRTQSASVDFSSTSFVKEVSRARTFGFMRDIEYLRKHNLALGGSVENAIVVDEDGVLNEDGLRYEDEFVKHKILDAIGDLYLLGNSLIGEFKGFKSGHALNNQLLRKLIAETDAWEVVTFEDASTAPISYMRPVAAV; this comes from the coding sequence ATGATTAAACAACGCACCCTGAAGAATACCATCCGTGCCACAGGTATCGGTCTGCACTCTGGGGAGAAGGTTTACCTGACCCTCAAGCCGGCCCCTGTTGACACCGGCATCGTCTTCCGCCGCGCCGACCTCGACCCTGTGGTCGAAATTCCGGCGCGTGCGGCCAACGTTGGCGAGACAACCATGTCGACGACGCTGGTCAACGGTGACGTCAAGGTCGATACGGTCGAGCACCTGCTCTCCGCCATGGCGGGCCTGGGCATCGATAACGCCTACGTCGAGCTCTCCGCCTCGGAAGTGCCGATCATGGATGGCAGCGCCGGACCCTTTGTATTCCTGATTCAGTCTGCCGGCCTGGAAGAACAGGACGCAGCCAAGAAGTTCATCCGCATCCTGCGTGAGGTAACTGTGGAAGAGGGCGACAAGCGCGCCACTTTCCTGCCTTTCGACGGCTTCAAGGTGAGCTTCGAGATCGACTTCGATCATCCGGTGCTTCGCAACCGGACCCAGAGCGCCAGCGTCGACTTCTCCAGCACCTCGTTCGTGAAGGAAGTCAGCCGCGCGCGTACCTTCGGTTTCATGCGTGACATCGAGTACCTGCGCAAGCACAACCTTGCGCTGGGTGGCAGTGTCGAGAACGCCATCGTGGTCGATGAGGACGGCGTGCTCAATGAAGACGGCCTTCGTTATGAAGACGAATTCGTCAAGCACAAGATCCTTGACGCCATCGGCGACCTCTATCTGCTGGGCAACAGCCTGATCGGCGAGTTCAAGGGCTTCAAGTCCGGCCACGCGCTGAACAACCAGCTGCTGCGCAAGCTGATTGCCGAAACCGATGCCTGGGAAGTGGTCACCTTCGAAGATGCCAGCACGGCACCGATCTCCTACATGCGCCCTGTTGCGGCCGTGTAA
- the ftsZ gene encoding cell division protein FtsZ, producing the protein MFELVDNVPQSPVIKVIGVGGGGGNAVNHMVKSSIEGVEFICANTDAQALKNIGARTILQLGTGVTKGLGAGANPEVGRQAALEDRERIAEVLQGTNMVFITTGMGGGTGTGAAPIIAEVAKEMGILTVAVVTRPFPFEGRKRMQIADEGIRMLAESVDSLITIPNEKLLTILGKDASLLSAFAKADDVLAGAVRGISDIIKRPGMINVDFADVRTVMGEMGMAMMGTGCASGPNRAREATEAAIRNPLLEDVNLQGARGILVNITAGPDLSLGEYSDVGSIIEAFASDHAMVKVGTVIDPDMRDELHVTVVATGLGARIEKPVKVVDNTLQTAQQAYEASNPAPVRQEQPAVNYRDLERPTVMRNQAHAGAAAAAKLNPQDDLDYLDIPAFLRRQAD; encoded by the coding sequence ATGTTCGAGCTCGTAGACAACGTCCCGCAAAGCCCGGTCATCAAGGTGATCGGCGTCGGTGGCGGCGGCGGCAACGCCGTCAACCACATGGTCAAGAGCAGCATCGAAGGCGTGGAGTTCATCTGCGCCAACACCGATGCCCAGGCGCTGAAGAACATTGGCGCGCGCACCATCCTGCAATTGGGCACTGGCGTGACCAAGGGCCTGGGTGCCGGTGCTAATCCGGAAGTCGGCCGTCAGGCCGCGCTGGAAGACCGTGAGCGCATCGCTGAAGTGCTGCAGGGCACCAACATGGTGTTCATCACCACCGGCATGGGCGGCGGTACCGGTACCGGTGCAGCCCCGATCATCGCCGAAGTGGCGAAGGAAATGGGCATTCTCACCGTAGCCGTGGTGACGCGTCCGTTCCCGTTCGAAGGCCGCAAGCGCATGCAGATCGCCGATGAAGGCATCCGCATGCTGGCCGAAAGCGTCGACTCGTTGATCACCATCCCCAACGAGAAGCTGCTGACCATCCTGGGCAAGGATGCCAGCCTGCTGTCCGCCTTCGCCAAGGCTGACGACGTACTGGCCGGTGCCGTGCGCGGTATCTCCGATATCATCAAGCGCCCTGGCATGATCAACGTCGACTTCGCCGACGTGCGTACCGTAATGGGCGAGATGGGCATGGCCATGATGGGTACTGGCTGCGCCAGCGGCCCGAACCGTGCGCGTGAAGCCACTGAGGCAGCCATCCGCAACCCGCTGCTGGAAGACGTCAACCTGCAGGGCGCCCGCGGTATCCTGGTGAACATCACCGCTGGCCCAGACCTGTCGCTGGGTGAGTACTCCGACGTCGGTAGCATCATCGAAGCCTTCGCCTCCGACCACGCCATGGTCAAGGTCGGCACCGTGATCGACCCGGATATGCGTGACGAGTTGCACGTGACCGTGGTTGCCACTGGTCTGGGCGCGCGCATCGAGAAGCCTGTGAAAGTGGTCGACAACACCCTGCAAACTGCCCAGCAGGCGTACGAAGCGTCTAACCCTGCGCCGGTTCGCCAGGAACAGCCTGCGGTCAACTACCGTGACCTGGAGCGCCCGACTGTAATGCGCAACCAGGCCCATGCAGGTGCTGCTGCAGCCGCTAAACTGAACCCTCAGGATGACCTGGACTACCTCGATATCCCGGCATTCCTGCGTCGTCAGGCTGATTAA
- the ftsA gene encoding cell division protein FtsA — translation MANAHSGKMIVGLDIGTSKVVALVGEVGEDGTLEIVGIGTHPSRGLKKGVVVNIESTVQSIQRAVEEAQLMAGCRIHSAFVGVAGNHIRSLNSHGIVAIRDREVSLADLERVLDAAQAVAIPADQRVLHTLPQDYVIDNQEGVREPLGMSGVRLEAKVHVVTCAVNAAQNIEKCVRRCGLEIDDIILEQLASAYSVLTDDEKELGVCLVDIGGGTTDIAIFTEGAIRHTAVIPIAGDQVTNDIAMALRTPTQYAEEIKIRYACALAKLAGAGETIKVPSVGDRPPRELSRQALAEVVEPRYDELFTLIQAELRRSGYEDLVPAGIVLTGGTAKMEGAVELAEEIFHMPVRLGVPHSVRGLSDVVRNPIYSTGVGLLTYGLQKQSEDMVLTGNSNSSSNSYGDEPKAPVLERFKRWVQGNF, via the coding sequence ATGGCAAACGCGCATAGCGGCAAAATGATCGTCGGGCTGGACATCGGCACCTCCAAGGTGGTGGCGCTGGTTGGCGAAGTGGGCGAGGACGGCACCCTGGAAATCGTCGGGATCGGTACCCATCCGTCCCGCGGCCTGAAAAAAGGCGTGGTGGTGAACATCGAGTCCACCGTGCAGTCGATCCAGCGCGCTGTGGAAGAAGCGCAGCTGATGGCCGGCTGCCGTATCCACTCGGCGTTCGTCGGCGTGGCAGGTAACCACATCCGCAGCCTGAACTCCCACGGTATCGTCGCCATCCGCGACCGCGAGGTCAGCCTGGCCGACCTGGAGCGGGTGCTGGACGCTGCCCAGGCCGTGGCAATCCCGGCCGACCAGCGCGTGCTGCACACCCTGCCGCAGGACTACGTGATCGACAACCAGGAAGGCGTACGCGAACCGCTGGGCATGTCGGGCGTGCGTCTGGAAGCCAAGGTCCACGTGGTTACTTGCGCGGTCAACGCGGCGCAGAACATCGAGAAGTGCGTGCGCCGCTGCGGCCTGGAAATCGACGACATCATCCTCGAGCAGTTGGCCTCGGCCTACTCGGTGCTGACCGACGACGAAAAAGAGCTGGGCGTGTGCCTGGTGGACATCGGTGGCGGCACCACCGACATCGCCATCTTCACCGAGGGCGCGATCCGTCACACCGCGGTGATCCCGATTGCCGGCGACCAGGTGACCAACGACATCGCCATGGCCCTGCGTACCCCCACCCAGTACGCCGAAGAAATCAAAATTCGCTACGCCTGCGCCCTGGCCAAACTGGCTGGCGCTGGCGAAACCATCAAGGTGCCGAGCGTGGGTGACCGCCCACCGCGCGAGCTGTCGCGCCAGGCCCTGGCCGAGGTGGTGGAGCCGCGTTATGACGAGCTCTTCACGCTGATCCAGGCCGAGCTGCGTCGCAGCGGCTACGAAGACCTGGTGCCGGCCGGCATCGTCCTCACCGGCGGTACCGCCAAGATGGAAGGCGCCGTGGAACTGGCCGAAGAAATTTTCCACATGCCGGTACGCCTGGGCGTGCCGCATAGCGTTCGGGGGCTGAGCGACGTGGTTCGCAACCCGATCTATTCCACCGGCGTGGGCTTGCTCACCTACGGCCTGCAAAAGCAGTCCGAGGACATGGTCCTGACCGGTAATAGCAACAGCAGCAGCAACAGCTATGGCGATGAACCGAAGGCCCCAGTGCTTGAGCGCTTCAAGCGGTGGGTCCAGGGCAACTTCTAA
- a CDS encoding cell division protein FtsQ/DivIB: MQGAMIRQQQPVTGRSKPVPRGASRLVADEPVSARLPRPSLGGLKRLLWPVLLVAAGFAAYEGAIRLMPYADRPITKIDVQGDLSYISQQSVQQRIAPYVAASFFSVDLPAMRAELEQMPWIAHAEVRRVWPDEVVIRLEEQLPVARWGDEALLNNQGQAFTPRELANYEHLPQLAGPQRAQQQVMQQYQVLSQMLRPLGFSIARLELRERGSWFLTTGASSAGPGIELLLGRDHLVEKMRRFIAIYDKTLKDQITTIARIDLRYSNGLAVGWREPIAPTTAQPAVAKN; the protein is encoded by the coding sequence ATGCAAGGCGCGATGATACGTCAGCAGCAACCCGTTACCGGCCGTAGCAAGCCGGTGCCGCGTGGTGCCAGCCGGCTGGTGGCCGACGAGCCCGTATCGGCGCGCCTGCCGCGGCCCAGCCTGGGTGGCCTCAAGCGCCTGCTGTGGCCGGTGCTGCTGGTGGCGGCCGGCTTTGCTGCGTACGAGGGTGCCATTCGGCTGATGCCTTACGCTGACCGGCCGATCACCAAGATCGACGTGCAGGGCGACCTCAGCTACATCAGCCAGCAATCGGTGCAGCAGCGCATTGCGCCCTATGTGGCGGCGAGCTTCTTCAGCGTCGACCTGCCGGCGATGCGCGCGGAGCTCGAGCAGATGCCGTGGATCGCCCATGCCGAAGTGCGCCGGGTGTGGCCCGACGAGGTGGTGATCCGCCTGGAAGAACAACTGCCGGTAGCACGCTGGGGCGACGAGGCCTTGCTCAACAACCAGGGCCAGGCCTTCACCCCGCGCGAACTGGCCAACTACGAGCACCTGCCGCAGCTGGCCGGGCCGCAGCGTGCTCAGCAACAAGTCATGCAGCAGTATCAGGTATTGAGCCAAATGCTGCGCCCCTTGGGCTTTTCCATCGCTCGCCTGGAGTTGCGCGAGCGAGGCAGCTGGTTCCTGACCACGGGCGCAAGCAGCGCCGGGCCGGGCATCGAGCTGCTGCTGGGGCGCGACCATCTGGTGGAGAAGATGCGCCGTTTCATTGCCATTTACGACAAGACACTCAAAGACCAGATCACCACTATCGCCCGCATTGATCTGCGTTACTCCAACGGACTTGCCGTTGGTTGGCGGGAACCGATTGCACCGACGACGGCCCAACCCGCCGTTGCGAAGAATTAG